TCCGGTCGAAATTTAGCATTTGGTCCTGGGCACGTGCTTTCCAGCTCACCGCTAACCGAAAAAGGACATATCGTTCTTGGTGGTCACCGTGATACTCACTTTGAATTTCTGCAATATGTAAAAGTTGGTGAGCCGCTACGCTTGACGAATAAAAAAGGAGTAACGATGACGTATGAGATCACAGCCTTAGAAGTCCATCACATCGAGAAAGATGTACTGTATGATCGTGGTGAGAATCAACTAACGTTAATTACCTGCTACCCCTTTAATTCACTCGAAACGGGTGGGCCATTACGGTATTTAGTGCATGCGACCCTAAGCAATAACTCCTAAGACGGCACTAGGCAGCACTTACCTTTTCTTCACCACCGCCAAAGTTAACCGGGAGATACAACTGAGTTTGTTATTCGAGTCATACAGCTTGATCTGCCACACTTGAGACTTACTACCGCCATGTACCTGCTCAGCTCTGCCTCTAACCACGCCCGAACGAACGCCTCTCAAGTGATTGCCATTCACCTCTTGCCCAACACAAATGTATTTATCCGGATCAATGGTTAACATACCGCCTATCGATCCTAAAGTTTCAGCTAAAACGATATTAGCCCCACCATGCACCAACTTATAAGGTTGAAACGTTCGATGATCCGCGGGCATGGTGCCTTCTAAATAATCGTCACCAATCTCTGTTATCTCGATCCCAATGTGCTCCAAGAGAGTTCCTTTTCTCCAACTATTTATTTCTTCTAAGTCAGGTTTCTTAAACCAGATGCTCACGCTTTACTCCAATACTCTCGATGAACCTACTCTAAAGCCAACAATTTACATGATTTCATCACTGCCTAAAAGTCATTACGCTTTGAAATAGATTGCCTATTACGCTAACT
The DNA window shown above is from Kangiella marina and carries:
- a CDS encoding hotdog fold thioesterase, which gives rise to MSIWFKKPDLEEINSWRKGTLLEHIGIEITEIGDDYLEGTMPADHRTFQPYKLVHGGANIVLAETLGSIGGMLTIDPDKYICVGQEVNGNHLRGVRSGVVRGRAEQVHGGSKSQVWQIKLYDSNNKLSCISRLTLAVVKKR
- a CDS encoding class GN sortase, which translates into the protein MKKLLRKYGVIVALLTISLVAFGQAGYIKAKAILAQHLLSNAWEQTLKDGKPHKPWSWADTYPVAKLEAPSQNVEQIVLAGASGRNLAFGPGHVLSSSPLTEKGHIVLGGHRDTHFEFLQYVKVGEPLRLTNKKGVTMTYEITALEVHHIEKDVLYDRGENQLTLITCYPFNSLETGGPLRYLVHATLSNNS